In one Acanthochromis polyacanthus isolate Apoly-LR-REF ecotype Palm Island chromosome 20, KAUST_Apoly_ChrSc, whole genome shotgun sequence genomic region, the following are encoded:
- the steap2 gene encoding metalloreductase STEAP2 produces MDSMSMMCGSRSPVFLTASSSHHLHHVQDHLLPSAMKNGVADMGSSCLPVQPTVAILGSGDFSKCLTIRMLRCGFHVVVGSRHPKLAAHSFPHVVDVTHHEDAVGKASIVFLAIRREHYPILWDLKHLLEGKILVDVSNNRRVNQYPESNAEYLASLLPGCVVVKGFNVISAWAMQQSCPKDASTQVFICSDSVEARQQIMELCRQLNFQPVDMGSLSSSRDIENMPIQLFPGWKGPVLAAVALAIFFFAYSFVRDIIHPYVKYKQSDFYKIPIEIVNRTLPTVAITLLALVYLAGQLAAAHQLYYGTKYRHFPHWLEGWLQSRKQLGLLSFFLAAVHVLYSLCLPLRRSERYLLLNTAYQQVHVNVENAWNEEEVWRVEMYVSFGIMSLGLLSLLAITSIPSVHSTLNWREFSFIQSTLGYIALLIATFHGLLFGWKRAFEEEAYRFYLPPSFVVALALPVCVILGKVLMLLPCVAHKLHQIRRGLDSSQYRCQRLEPVGSAAHISPERVTIM; encoded by the exons ATGGACTCGATGTCTATGATGTGTGGCAGCAGGAGCCCCGTGTTCCTCAcagcctcctcctcccaccacctccaccacgTCCAGGACCATCTGCTGCCCAGCGCCATGAAGAACGGAGTAGCCGATATGGGAAGCTCCTGTCTGCCGGTGCAGCCCACCGTGGCCATCCTGGGCTCCGGTGACTTCTCCAAGTGCCTGACCATTCGAATGCTGCGCTGTGGCTTCCATGTGGTGGTGGGCAGCCGCCATCCAAAGCTGGCCGCTCACTCGTTTCCTCATGTGGTGGATGTGACGCACCATGAAGACGCTGTGGGGAAGGCTAGCATTGTGTTCCTGGCAATCCGCCGTGAGCACTACCCGATTCTGTGGGACCTCAAACATCTATTGGAAG GAAAGATCCTGGTGGATGTCAGtaacaacaggagggtgaacCAGTATCCAGAGTCCAATGCAGAGTATCTGGCTTCACTGCTGCCAGGTTGTGTTGTGGTGAAAGGCTTCAATGTCATCTCAGCCTGGGCCATGCAGCAGAGCTGTCCTAAAGACGCCAGCACACAG GTCTTCATATGCAGTGATTCTGTGGAAGCTCGGCAGCAGATTATGGAATTATGTCGTCAGCTCAACTTCCAGCCAGTTGACATGGGCAGCCTGTCTTCTTCTCGGGATATTGAGAACATGCCCATACAGTTGTTTCCTGGCTGGAAGGGCCCTGTCCTCGCTGCTGTGGCCCTCGCCATCTTCTTTTTTGCTTACTCTTTTGTGCGAGATATAATCCACCCATATGTGAAATACAAGCAAAGTGACTTTTACAAGATACCCATAGAGATAGTGAATCGGACCCTGCCCACTGTGGCCATCACTCTCTTGGCTCTGGTGTACCTGGCAGGCCAGCTGGCAGCTGCCCACCAGCTCTACTATGGCACCAAGTACAGGCATTTCCCACACTGGCTGGAAGGCTGGCTGCAGAGCCGCAAACAGCTGGGTCTCCTCAGCTTCTTCCTCGCTGCTGTCCACGTTCTCTACAGCCTCTGTCTGCCCCTGAGAAGGTCTGAGAGGTACCTGCTGCTCAACACTGCCTACCAGCAG GTCCATGTTAATGTGGAGAATGCGTGGAACGAGGAGGAAGTGTGGAGGGTAGAGATGTATGTTTCATTTGGGATCATGAGTCTCGGGCTCCTGTCTCTGCTGGCCATCACCTCCATCCCCTCCGTCCACAGCACCCTCAACTGGAGAGAATTCAGCTTCATACAG TCCACTCTGGGCTACATCGCCCTGCTCATTGCTACCTTCCACGGCCTGCTGTTTGGCTGGAAACGAGCCTTTGAGGAGGAGGCCTACCGCTTCTACCTGCCGCCCAGCTTCGTGGTGGCCCTGGCCCTGCCGGTGTGTGTCATACTAGGGAAGGTCCTGATGCTGCTTCCCTGCGTGGCCCACAAGCTCCACCAGATCCGCAGGGGCCTGGACAGCAGTCAGTACCGGTGCCAGCGCCTGGAGCCGGTGGGCTCAGCCGCCCACATCTCCCCTGAGAGAGTCACCATCATGTAG
- the mos gene encoding proto-oncogene serine/threonine-protein kinase mos: MPSPIPVTRLLPKDIYPSVDVGTCSSPLTKSSGSTLQVPAQRLYDKVSAVIHWEQLRSVQPVGSGGFGSVYKAEYFGETVALKKAKKCTKNKLASWQSFWAELNAAHLRHANIVRVIAATTCVPEVFGDENSIGAILMEFVGSRNLQQIIYEGAELLGEDRSFRYSSDILEGLTFLHSHRIVHLDIKPANVLVSSEDVCKIADFGCSLKLDRGHEVSSTSPRLSHVCGTYTHRAPELLKGEAVSPKADIFSFGITLWQLLTREPPYRGDRQHVLYAVVAHNLRPCLQQHRVFRSERGRLCGALLGRCWDGEAGCRPSAPELLPHLQQLRGLV, from the coding sequence ATGCCTTCTCCCATCCCCGTTACCCGCCTGCTGCCCAAAGACATTTACCCCTCCGTGGACGTGGGGACCTGCAGCAGCCCACTGACCAAATCCTCCGGCTCCACCTTACAGGTTCCAGCTCAGCGGCTCTACGACAAGGTGTCGGCCGTGATCCACTGGGAGCAGCTGCGCTCCGTGCAGCCCGTTGGCTCCGGAGGGTTCGGGTCCGTCTACAAGGCGGAGTATTTCGGGGAGACCGTTGCGCTGAAGAAAGCCAAGAAGTGCACCAAGAACAAGCTGGCCTCCTGGCAGAGCTTCTGGGCCGAGCTGAACGCAGCACACCTGCGCCACGCAAACATCGTGCGCGTCATTGCGGCCACCACCTGCGTGCCCGAGGTTTTTGGAGACGAGAACAGCATCGGAGCGATACTGATGGAGTTTGTGGGGAGCAGAAACCTGCAGCAGATCATCTATGAAGGCGCGGAGCTGCTGGGGGAGGACAGGAGCTTCAGGTACTCCTCAGACATCCTGGAAGGGTTGACTTTTCTTCACTCCCACCGCATCGTGCACCTGGACATAAAACCTGCCAACGTGCTGGTGTCCAGTGAGGACGTCTGCAAAATCGCCGACTTCGGTTGTTCTCTGAAACTGGACCGTGGACATGAAGTGAGCTCCACCAGCCCACGCCTGAGCCACGTCTGCGGGACGTACACGCACCGAGCCCCGGAGCTGCTGAAGGGCGAGGCGGTGTCTCCTAAAGCGGACATCTTCTCTTTCGGTATCACCCTGTGGCAGCTGCTGACCAGAGAGCCTCCGTACAGGGGCGACAGGCAGCACGTCCTCTACGCGGTTGTGGCGCACAATCTGCGGCCCTGCCTGCAGCAGCACCGGGTGTTCCGCTCAGAGAGAGGCCGGCTGTGTGGCGCTCTGCTGGGCCGCTGCTGGGACGGGGAGGCCGGCTGCAGACCCTCCGCCCCGGAGCTGCTGCCTCACCTGCAACAGCTGCGGGGCCTGGTCTGA